In Bufo gargarizans isolate SCDJY-AF-19 chromosome 5, ASM1485885v1, whole genome shotgun sequence, the following are encoded in one genomic region:
- the TMEM71 gene encoding transmembrane protein 71 codes for MNSEIFKMAAQPPMMSTPMKGKYSSLFQDIALLPYRLFGHYSRENSDAANMSPPNQSDVNMSPCRHSLRLLSNGYYVCDEDSFCWDDLGNISFSPSQCTVSYKENMVRIFRKRRKALGQRRLDLTNHGHLEDMQAPNYEDLNDIEPFVDEQIYYSGSVFTEENLDSCDSTTNLYAPALHEIAESDADHITSGYYQHMRNENATQCLPTILHHAGISTKILHPEHPHEKTANPVLPGTPQNLNNDVETCRFTYDISSREPVERRTVRDSTATTLTPSIESVSMGVGDTKHRRVMDLTFIVILLLLLCLIVWWVRFPDHSGIRTRIKH; via the exons ATGAACTCAGAGATCTTCAAGATGGCGGCTCAACCTCCCATGATGTCGACACCAATGAAGGGAAAAT ATTCATCCCTCTTCCAAGACATTGCACTTCTGCCTTATAGACTCTTTGGACATTATTCACG AGAAAACTCTGATGCAGCGAATATGAGCCCCCCAAATCAATCCGATGTTAATATGAGCCCCTGCCGGCACAGCCTGCGCCTGCTGTCCAATGGCTACTACGTGTGTGATGAAGACAGCTTCTGCTGGGATGACCTGGGCAACATATCCTTCAGCCCTTCCCAATGTACGGTGTCCTACAAAGAGAACATGGTGAG aatttttaggAAGAGACGTAAAGCCCTGGGACAAAGACGTCTTGATCTTACAAATCATGGACACCTTGAGGACATGCAAGCTCCCAATTATGAAGACCTAAATGACATTGAACCGTTTGTGGACGAGCAAATCTACTACTCCGGCTCCG tttttacgGAAGAAAATCTAGATAGTTGTGACTCCACCACCAACCTATATGCTCCAGCCCTCCATGAGATAGCGGAGTCAGATGCTGACCACATCACATCTGGATATTACCAGCACATGAGGAACG AAAATGCTACACAATGTCTTCCAACCATTTTGCACCATGCTGGCATTTCTACCAAGATACTACACCCGGAGCACCCTCATGAGAAGACGGCTAATCCTGTCCTTCCTGGGACCCCCCAAAATCTGAATAACG atgTGGAAACCTGTCGGTTTACATATGATATTAGCAGCCGGGAACCAGTAGAGAGGCGGACGGTGAGAGATTCCACAGCTACGACTCTAACACCATCTATAGAAAGTGTCTCCATGGGTGTGG GTGACACCAAGCACAGGAGGGTCATGGACCTCACCTTCATCGTCATTCTTCTTTTGTTACTCTGCCTGATCGTTTGGTGGGTCAG GTTCCCTGACCACAGCGGCATCCGGACccgaataaaacactga